The following proteins are co-located in the Haloarcula marismortui ATCC 43049 genome:
- the hutG gene encoding formimidoylglutamase, producing the protein MTDLTDPSPWTGPSDDPNDEQFGDIVETATLATAAEYDVVLVGEPYDGAVIGRPGARAGPAALRRELGGTKTHHIERGPVRSVADLGDIEIPAGGVEQVQRAVRSVTARVHATSAVPVFLGGDNSLTFPNAAPLLAHETVGAVSFDAHLDCRAVRDEPTSGTPYRQLHDAGLDALAVVGARHFETSTAYHDYLAEQGGTVLPPASVAGDPADAVDDALAALGDVDAVYVSLDLDVLDAAAAPGVSAPTPGGLSTRELFRMLGRVASDDRIAGFEVVECAPPLDAGDRTARAGARAVAHFLSGLGGSR; encoded by the coding sequence ATGACCGACCTGACAGACCCGTCGCCGTGGACCGGGCCGTCCGACGACCCGAACGACGAGCAGTTCGGTGACATCGTCGAGACGGCCACGCTCGCGACCGCTGCCGAGTACGACGTGGTGCTGGTGGGCGAGCCGTACGACGGGGCCGTCATCGGACGGCCGGGCGCGCGTGCCGGCCCGGCGGCTCTCCGACGCGAACTCGGCGGAACGAAGACGCATCACATCGAACGCGGACCGGTCCGCTCGGTCGCCGACCTCGGCGACATCGAGATTCCGGCCGGGGGTGTCGAGCAGGTTCAGCGTGCCGTCCGTTCGGTAACAGCGCGGGTCCATGCAACGAGCGCAGTACCGGTGTTTCTCGGTGGCGATAACTCGCTGACGTTCCCGAACGCCGCGCCACTGTTGGCTCACGAAACGGTCGGCGCAGTCAGCTTCGACGCCCACCTCGATTGCCGCGCCGTTCGGGACGAGCCGACGAGCGGGACGCCGTACCGACAGCTCCACGATGCAGGCCTCGACGCACTGGCCGTTGTCGGCGCGCGCCACTTCGAAACCTCGACAGCGTACCACGACTACCTCGCCGAGCAGGGCGGGACAGTCCTGCCGCCGGCGTCGGTGGCCGGTGACCCCGCCGACGCGGTGGACGACGCGCTCGCCGCGCTCGGCGACGTGGACGCCGTCTATGTCAGTCTGGACCTCGACGTGCTCGACGCCGCAGCCGCGCCGGGCGTGAGCGCGCCGACGCCGGGCGGCCTCTCGACGCGGGAACTGTTCCGGATGCTGGGCCGCGTGGCGTCCGACGACCGTATCGCCGGCTTCGAGGTGGTCGAGTGCGCGCCGCCACTGGACGCCGGGGACCGGACCGCCCGCGCCGGGGCCCGCGCCGTCGCACACTTCCTCAGCGGCTTAGGAGGGAGCCGATGA
- the hutU gene encoding urocanate hydratase, giving the protein MAQQSAPDTDHDVGTPSEQWREYQGAPTGTDIECEGWRQEAALRMLNNNLDPEVAEKPEELVVYGGTGRAARSWDAYDTIVDELRELGDTETLLVQSGKPVGRFETHENAPRVLIANSNLVGKWDTWEHFHELEAKGKIMYGQMTAGSWAYIGTQGIIQGTYETLAALARKHYPDNDGLRGKIVVTGGLGGMGGAQPLAVTMNHGVCIAAEVDEERIDRRIETGYCQEKADDLAAAIERAQEAAANGEPYGVGVHMNAADMLAEMLEMGFVPDVVTDQTSAHDELEGYYPAGYTVEEADRLRERDPETYVAESLDTMKRHVEGILELQERGAIAFEYGNNIRGQVEDQRDLDTAFDFPGFVPAYIRPLFCEGKGPFRWAALSGDPADIHRTDDAVKELFPEKDDLHRWIDLAQEQVSFQGLPSRVCWLGYATEDGLTERTRLALRINELIADGEISAPVVVTRDHLDAGSVASPHRETEAMKDGTDAVADWPILNALLNCAAGADIVSVHDGGGVGIGNSLHTNNHVVLDGSDLAAEKARRVFTTDPGMGVIRHADAGYEIAQEMADENDVAVPMRDRNRNQ; this is encoded by the coding sequence ATGGCACAGCAGTCTGCCCCAGACACCGACCACGACGTCGGGACGCCCTCGGAACAGTGGCGCGAATACCAGGGTGCGCCCACCGGCACCGACATCGAATGTGAAGGGTGGCGACAGGAGGCCGCGCTCCGAATGTTGAACAACAACCTCGACCCCGAAGTCGCCGAAAAGCCGGAAGAGTTGGTCGTGTACGGCGGGACCGGACGTGCGGCCCGGTCGTGGGACGCTTACGACACCATCGTCGACGAACTCCGTGAACTCGGCGACACCGAAACCCTCCTCGTCCAGAGCGGCAAGCCGGTCGGTCGGTTCGAGACCCACGAGAACGCCCCGCGCGTCCTCATCGCGAACTCGAACCTCGTCGGCAAGTGGGATACCTGGGAACACTTCCACGAACTCGAAGCGAAAGGGAAGATTATGTACGGCCAGATGACTGCCGGCTCGTGGGCCTACATCGGCACACAGGGCATCATCCAGGGGACCTACGAGACACTGGCCGCGCTTGCCCGGAAACACTACCCCGACAACGACGGCCTCCGTGGGAAGATTGTCGTCACCGGCGGCCTCGGGGGAATGGGCGGTGCGCAACCGCTCGCGGTGACCATGAACCACGGCGTCTGCATCGCGGCCGAAGTCGACGAGGAGCGCATCGACCGCCGTATCGAAACGGGGTACTGTCAGGAGAAGGCCGACGACCTCGCAGCGGCTATCGAGCGGGCACAGGAGGCCGCGGCGAATGGTGAGCCCTACGGCGTCGGCGTCCACATGAACGCCGCGGATATGCTTGCAGAGATGCTTGAGATGGGGTTCGTTCCCGATGTAGTGACCGACCAGACGAGTGCGCACGACGAACTCGAAGGGTACTACCCCGCTGGCTACACCGTCGAGGAAGCCGACCGGCTCCGCGAACGCGACCCCGAGACGTACGTCGCAGAGAGTCTTGATACGATGAAGCGCCACGTCGAAGGCATTCTCGAACTGCAGGAGAGGGGTGCTATCGCCTTCGAGTACGGCAACAACATCCGGGGGCAGGTCGAGGACCAGCGCGACCTCGACACAGCATTCGACTTCCCGGGGTTCGTTCCCGCGTACATCCGCCCGCTGTTCTGTGAGGGCAAAGGACCGTTCCGCTGGGCCGCGCTCTCGGGCGACCCCGCGGACATCCACCGGACAGACGACGCGGTCAAGGAGCTGTTCCCGGAGAAAGACGACCTCCATCGCTGGATAGACCTCGCCCAAGAGCAGGTGTCTTTCCAGGGCCTGCCCTCGCGAGTGTGCTGGCTGGGGTACGCGACCGAGGATGGGCTGACCGAGCGCACTCGCCTCGCGCTCCGTATAAACGAGCTTATCGCCGACGGAGAGATTTCCGCGCCGGTCGTCGTCACGCGAGACCACCTAGACGCCGGGAGCGTCGCCTCGCCACACCGCGAAACGGAGGCGATGAAAGACGGGACTGACGCCGTCGCCGACTGGCCGATTCTGAACGCCCTGCTGAACTGTGCGGCTGGCGCGGATATCGTCAGCGTCCATGACGGCGGCGGCGTCGGCATCGGCAACTCTCTCCACACGAACAACCACGTCGTCCTCGACGGGTCGGACCTCGCGGCTGAGAAGGCCCGACGCGTGTTCACGACCGACCCCGGGATGGGCGTCATTCGCCACGCCGACGCCGGTTACGAAATCGCACAGGAGATGGCCGACGAGAACGATGTCGCGGTCCCGATGCGTGACCGCAACCGCAACCAATGA
- the hutH gene encoding histidine ammonia-lyase, which yields MTAEVVLNGESLTPADVVAVARNGATVTVADTARERIRESRERVESVLDSGEAVYGVTTGFGDLVDERIPREDLDALQRNLLRSHAAAVGRELTTEEVRAMMVTRANTLAKGYSGIRESVVDLLVAMLDSGVHPVVPSRGSLGASGDLAPLAHMSLVLIGEGEAEVEGDRLPGDEALDAVGLEPVTLRAKEGLALINGTQLTVGVAALLLDDAERLVTAADIAGALTTEVTLSSTVPSHEAIAAVRPHAGQAASARNIRRLTADSDVVESHRNCDRVQDAYAMRCLPQVHGAVRDAVAHLREAVEVELNSATDNPLVFPREAERSESSNQASGSDRREAGRGAGVVSVDDRASGSDSAGVLSGGNFHGAVLAMRLDYLTNALTELAAISERRTDRMLNPTLQEPHLPPFLTERSGVRSGYMIAQYTAAALLNECRSFGRPSMDNTPVSGNQEDHVSMSAQSAYLARKTARNAAAILGVELCCGAQAADFVDNDLELGVGSAEAYDAVRAVVPKLTADRPVHEDIEAAGALVESPAFTERVAVALNEELE from the coding sequence ATGACCGCCGAAGTCGTCCTCAACGGCGAATCTCTCACACCCGCTGACGTGGTCGCCGTCGCCCGGAACGGCGCGACCGTCACCGTTGCCGACACCGCCCGCGAGCGAATCCGCGAGTCCCGCGAGCGCGTCGAGAGCGTGCTGGACAGCGGCGAGGCGGTGTACGGCGTCACCACCGGTTTCGGCGACCTCGTCGACGAGCGCATCCCGCGCGAGGACCTCGATGCCCTCCAGCGGAACCTCCTCCGGAGCCACGCCGCCGCGGTCGGACGGGAGTTGACGACCGAGGAAGTCCGGGCGATGATGGTCACACGGGCGAACACGCTGGCGAAGGGGTATTCAGGCATCCGTGAGTCCGTCGTCGATTTGCTGGTAGCGATGCTCGATTCGGGCGTCCACCCGGTCGTCCCGTCGCGGGGCAGCCTCGGTGCGAGCGGTGACCTCGCCCCGCTCGCACATATGTCGCTGGTGCTCATCGGGGAGGGGGAAGCCGAGGTCGAAGGGGACCGACTCCCCGGCGACGAGGCGCTCGACGCAGTCGGCCTCGAACCGGTGACGCTCCGGGCCAAGGAGGGGTTGGCGCTCATCAACGGGACGCAACTGACCGTCGGCGTCGCCGCGCTCCTGCTCGACGACGCTGAGCGACTGGTCACTGCCGCCGACATCGCTGGCGCGCTCACGACGGAGGTGACCCTCTCCTCAACAGTACCATCCCACGAAGCCATCGCCGCCGTCCGGCCCCACGCCGGCCAGGCCGCGAGCGCGCGAAACATCCGGCGGCTGACGGCCGACTCCGATGTGGTCGAGTCCCACCGCAACTGCGACCGCGTGCAAGACGCCTATGCGATGCGCTGCCTGCCGCAGGTCCACGGCGCAGTCCGTGACGCCGTCGCCCACCTCCGGGAGGCCGTCGAGGTGGAACTCAACAGCGCGACCGACAATCCGCTGGTGTTCCCCCGCGAGGCCGAGCGTAGTGAGTCCTCGAACCAAGCGAGCGGGAGCGACCGACGAGAGGCGGGCCGCGGGGCAGGCGTTGTGAGCGTCGACGACCGGGCCTCCGGCTCCGATAGCGCGGGCGTGCTGTCCGGTGGGAACTTTCACGGCGCGGTACTCGCTATGCGTCTCGACTATCTGACGAACGCGCTCACCGAACTCGCAGCCATCTCGGAGCGCCGGACCGACCGGATGCTCAACCCCACTCTGCAGGAGCCACACCTCCCACCGTTTCTCACCGAGCGAAGCGGCGTCCGCTCGGGCTACATGATTGCCCAGTATACCGCTGCGGCGCTGTTGAACGAATGTCGGTCCTTCGGCCGGCCCTCGATGGACAACACCCCTGTCAGCGGCAATCAGGAGGACCACGTCAGCATGAGCGCGCAGTCGGCCTATCTGGCCCGGAAAACGGCGCGAAACGCCGCCGCGATTCTCGGCGTCGAGCTGTGCTGTGGGGCGCAGGCCGCCGACTTCGTCGACAACGACCTCGAACTGGGCGTCGGGTCGGCCGAGGCCTACGACGCTGTCCGCGCGGTGGTCCCAAAGCTGACGGCTGACCGCCCGGTCCACGAGGACATAGAGGCCGCGGGCGCGCTTGTCGAGTCACCGGCCTTCACCGAGCGGGTTGCTGTGGCCCTCAACGAGGAGCTAGAGTGA
- the hutI gene encoding imidazolonepropionase codes for MTTLDAVVYGADELVAGPATDGRRLETYEDGAVAIVDGTVAAVGPTTEVTAEYPPESANHAVDADGQAVIPGFVDPHTHALFAGDRSDEFAAKLRGKSYQDILAEGGGILRTVRAVRDADEETLLSNLLAHLDTMLAHGTTTVEVKSGYGLDTETELQMLRVIDSADAVHPVDVVPTFMGAHAVPEGWDTDDYTAAVVDEQVPAVESQGIAEFCDVFCEEGVFSVAQSRRVLEAGAAAGLTPKVHAEELAHIGGTQLAADVGAASADHLLHATGEDIDALVDAAVTPVLLPGTAFGLGAAYADATAFRDRGAPVAVATDFNPNCHSHSMGFALSLACVEMGLTPAEALIAGTKHAALALDRTDGLGTLREGAPGDAVVLAAPSHVHIPYQYGTNVVDAILKDGSVVSTPTHESYDREVQP; via the coding sequence ATGACAACCCTCGATGCGGTGGTCTACGGCGCGGATGAACTCGTCGCAGGCCCGGCGACGGACGGCCGCCGCCTAGAAACCTATGAGGACGGCGCAGTCGCCATCGTGGACGGCACGGTCGCCGCTGTCGGTCCGACCACTGAGGTGACTGCCGAATACCCGCCGGAGAGCGCCAACCACGCTGTCGACGCCGACGGTCAGGCCGTCATTCCGGGCTTCGTCGACCCCCACACCCACGCGCTGTTCGCCGGCGACCGCTCGGACGAGTTCGCCGCCAAACTGCGCGGGAAGTCCTATCAGGACATCCTCGCCGAAGGCGGCGGCATCCTCCGAACGGTCCGGGCGGTCAGGGACGCCGACGAGGAAACGCTGCTGTCGAACCTGCTGGCCCATCTCGACACCATGCTCGCTCACGGGACGACGACAGTCGAGGTGAAGTCCGGCTACGGGCTCGACACGGAGACAGAGCTACAGATGCTCCGAGTTATCGACAGCGCTGACGCGGTCCATCCCGTCGACGTGGTCCCGACATTCATGGGCGCACACGCGGTCCCCGAGGGGTGGGACACCGACGACTACACCGCGGCGGTCGTCGACGAGCAGGTTCCAGCGGTCGAGTCACAGGGCATCGCCGAGTTCTGCGACGTGTTCTGTGAGGAGGGCGTCTTCTCGGTCGCGCAGTCCCGACGGGTCCTCGAAGCAGGCGCAGCCGCTGGGCTGACGCCGAAGGTCCACGCCGAAGAACTGGCCCACATCGGCGGGACACAGCTGGCGGCGGACGTGGGCGCGGCCAGTGCCGACCACCTCCTGCACGCGACCGGCGAAGACATTGACGCGCTTGTCGACGCTGCCGTAACGCCGGTGTTGCTCCCCGGAACGGCGTTCGGTCTCGGCGCAGCGTACGCGGACGCGACGGCGTTCCGCGACCGGGGTGCGCCCGTCGCGGTAGCGACGGATTTCAATCCGAACTGCCACAGCCACAGCATGGGCTTTGCGCTGTCGCTGGCCTGCGTCGAGATGGGACTGACGCCGGCCGAAGCGCTAATCGCTGGAACGAAACACGCCGCGCTTGCGCTGGACAGGACCGACGGACTGGGGACGCTCCGGGAGGGCGCGCCCGGAGACGCCGTAGTCCTTGCCGCGCCGAGTCACGTCCACATTCCCTACCAGTACGGGACCAACGTCGTCGACGCCATCCTGAAAGACGGCTCGGTCGTCAGCACCCCAACGCATGAGTCATACGACCGGGAGGTGCAACCATGA